AAGCCGGCATGGGCCATTACGTCTACGAAGGCCAGGACCGCAGCGACGATCTGCAGGATTACAAACTCGGCGTGATCTATGAAATGCGCCGCTGGCTCGATGTCGAACTCGCCTATCGCCACCGCGATAACGACTCCGACGCCGAGAACGAAAGCTTCACCCGCAATGTGTTCCAGATCACTTTCGACGTCAGTCTGTAAGAGGGTTGGGCCATGAACACGCGCCTGTTGTTGCTGTTATTGCTGCTGTGGATCACGCCTTCCATCGAAGCTGCAGAGCCGGCCACCGATTACCGGCTGGCCGCCGGCGATGTGTTGCGCATCACCGTATTCGGCGAGCCGGAGCTGAGTTTCAAGAAGATTCGCCTGAATGATGCCGGCACGTTTTCCTACCCCTTTCTCGGCGAAATCGTGGCCCGGGGCCTGACGCCCAACCAGGTTGAACAGAAGATCGTCGACGGCCTCAAGCAAGGCTATCTGGTCGATCCCAAAGTCAGCCTCAGCCAGATCGAGTACCGGCCGTTCTACATCAACGGCGAAGTGCAGAAGCCCGGCAGTTATCCATTCCAGCCCGGCCTGACCCTGGAAAAAGCCATTGCGCTGGGCGGCGGCCTGACCGAACGCGCCTCAATGAAACGCGTGACGATCCTGCGCGGCAGCGGCGGCCCACCGGTCACCGAGAACATCTCGCGCACCACCGTCATCGCCCCCGGCGACACCATTTCCATTGCACAAGGCTTTTTCTGATCATGGACAACAGCCCAAGCACCTACGTCGAACGTCCGCTCCAGACGCATCAGGCACAACAGCCTGGTGACGAGTCGGATACCCTTGATTTGCTGCACCTGTGGCGTGTCGTCTGGTCCGCCAAATGGAACATCGCCTGGCTGGTATTGCTCAGTTGCGCCCTCGCCGTGGCCGCCCTTTCCTTCGTCACCCCGCAGTACGTCGGCAGCGCGACGTTGCTGATCAAGGACAAAACGCCGCCGGTGCTCAGTTTCCAGCAGGCTGCCGAGTCTGGCGGCGGTAGCACCACCACGGATTATTTGCAGACCCAGCAAGCGTTGCTGCAATCGCGCGATCTGGCGGAACGCGCGGTGCGCAAGCTCGGCTTGACCACAAACCCGCTGACCGACCCGCGACAGCAGCCCAAGAGCTGGTTCGCGCCACGCCAGTGGCTGGCCGAGCTCAATCACGGCCAATGGCTGCCGTGGCTTGATCTGCTGCCGCCGCCCAAGCCAGCACCGACCGAGGCGGATGTGTTCAACGACGTCACGCAGAACATCATGCTGCACACCAGCGTCAAATTCGTCGGCAAGAGCCAGTTGCTGGAAATTGAAGTCGAACTGCCCGACCCGGGCCTCGCCGCCGCTGTTGCCAACGCCCTCGCGCAAGGCTTTATCGACAGCCAACAAGACACCAGCCTGAAATCCTCGCAGAACAACACCAGTTGGATGAACACCCGGCTGGTCGAGTTGCGCGACAACCTGCGCGTTGCCGAGAACAAATTGCAGGCGTACCGCGAAGAACAGGGTCTGGTGGATGTCGACGGCGTCGCCACGATCAGCGCCAACGAACTGCAAATGACCGGCAATCGCATGATCGATGCGCGGCGCGATCGTGCCGAGGCGGAGAGCCAGTTCCGCCAGGCGCAGGCCTTGAGCAATGGCGATATCAGTCGCCTGTCGAGCGTGCCGGCGGTGCTGAGCAACCCGTTGATTCAGCAATTCCAGGCCGATCTGGCCAAGGCGCAAGCCAAGGTCGAGGAATTGTCCGGGCGTTATGGGCCGAAACATCCGGCGCTGATATCCGCCCGTTCCGAACAGCGCACCGCCGCCAACAGCCTGCGCCTGCAAGTGCAGCAAGTGGTGGCCGGCATCGAACGCCAATATCAACTGGCGATGGCCAGCGAAGATGCCTTGCGCAAATCCTTCAATACCAACAAGGCGCAGATTCAGGATATTTCGCGCAAGGAATTCCAGCTGCGTGAATACCAGCGCGAGGTCGACAGCACCCGTGCGCTGTATGAAACCTTCGTCACCCGCCTCAAGGAAACCGCCGCCACCTCTGACATGGATTCAGCCAAGGCGCGCATCGTCGACCCGGCGATCATGCCGCTGGAAGCCAGCAAACCGCGCAAGAGCCTGATCGTGGCAATCGTCGCATTGGTCGCGGCGGTGGTTGGCGTGGCCCTCGCCTTCCTGTTCGACACCCTGAGCAACACCTTCAAAACCGATGACACCGTCGAAAGCCTGCTGAATGTGCCGTTGCTCAGCGTGGTGCCTTTGGTGGTGAAGAAAAGCCGCAGGCAGTTGGCGCGCCTGTTTGAAGACAACGACCACCCGCGGTTCTGCGAGACCATTCGCAATCTGCGCACCTGGCTGATGTTGCAGAGCAGCAAAGCACCGTCACAAGTGGTGCTGGTCACCTCGTCGGTATCTGGCGAAGGCAAAAGCACTATCGCCAACAACCTCGCCTGCTCGCTTGCTTCGCTGGAGCGCGTGTTGCTGATCGACGCCGACATGCGCCAGCCGACGCTGTCGCTGAACTTCGATTTCCCGGCGGAGAATCCCGGGCTGGCCAACCTGATGGCCGGCACCGCACGCCTCGAGGATTGCATTCGCACTGTCGGCAATCTCGACATGCTGCCGGCCGGCTGCCTGACGCCTTCGGCACTCGACCCGTTCGATACGCCACGCCTGCGTTCGGCAAGCGGCGCGCGCAGCGCGGTCGCGCCGGCGCAGGATTTGCTCAGTTCACCACGGCTGGGCCGCATGCTCGAGGCACTGAAGACTCGTTATCGGCACATCATTATCGACTCGCCGCCCGCTGAAATCGTCAGCGACGCGCTGCTGTTGGCCAAGCATTCGGACGCCGTGATCTACGTGGTCAAGGCGCAGAGCACCCCGGTCGGCCAGGTACGCAAAAGCATCGCCGTGCTGCAACAGAGCCACGCGCCCGTGTTTGGCGTAGTGCTCAACCAGGTCGATCTGCGCAAAGCACGCAAGTACGGCCACAGCCACTCCCGTTCCTTCTACGACTACGACTTCGCGCCGCGCTGAACCTCAGGGCTGTGCCGCCCGCCAATCTTCCCTTCTTTGCTCGTCGACTCGGAGATCGCGCCGATGACTTCGCAATATTCCGCGCAAATGGCACAACGCCGCGGCCTCACTTTCTGGGGCCAATGGTTGTGCGCAATGACCTTGGTGAACCTGCTGCTGATGGTGCTGGTGCAATGGCGCATCGGCGAAGTGCCCAGTGAATATCGAGTACTGATCATCCTCACCGTGCTCGGCTCGCTGCCGGTCTACAGCCTGGTGCAGGTCTATCACAAGCGTCATGGTTTGCTGGTCGGGCTCAGCCGCTTGCTCGCCGGTTGGCTGATCGTGCTCGGATTGCTGATGAGCATCGCTTTCGTCACGCAGACCAGCGCGCTGTTTTCCCGGCAAGTGGTGATTGTCTGGGCGGTGGCGGGGTTTGTCGTGCAGGCGGCGAGTTTCCTGCCGTTGCACCTGTTCGTGCGGCTGTACACGCGCAAGATCTGCCACGAACGCCGCGCCGTGATCATCGGCACCTGCCCGACCGCCCATGAACTGGCGAGAAAGCTGTTCGATCCCGAGCGGACCCTGCTGCTCGGCTTCATCGCGGCGAAACCGGACAGCGGGCCAGCGCCAAGCATCCTGCCGTTACTCGGGGAAGTCGACGAGGTACGCGAGATCATCACGCGGCTGCAGGCGCGGCGGGTGTACATCGTGTTGCCGATGGCCGAAGCGGCGACCATCGAAGCGCTGTACATCAACCTGCTCGACATGAATGTCGACGTGGTCTGGATCCCCGATCTGGGCAGCATGGTGTTGCTCAATCACTCGATCTCGGAGATCGAGCGGATGCCGGCGATCTACCTCAACGAGAGCCTGCTCACTTCGCACCCCGGCAGCCTGTTCTGCAAAGATCTGTTCGAACGCAGCCTCGCTGCCACGGCGATCATTTTGCTCAGCCCGTTGCTGCTGGGTGTCGCGCTCGCGGTCAAGCTGACCTCGCCGGGTCCGGTGCTGTTCAAGCAGAACCGCCATGGCTGCGACGGCGAAGTGATCCGCGTGTGGAAATTCCGGTCGATGCGCGTGCATGACGACCAGCAGGTGCGTCAGGCGACCCGCGACGATGACCGTGTTACGCCGCTGGGACGCTTTCTGCGGCGCAGCTCCATTGATGAGCTGCCGCAACTGTTCAACGTGCTGTTCGGCCACATGGCGCTGGTCGGGCCGCGGCCGCACGCGGTCACTCACAACATTTATTACACCGGCAAGGTCCGCGCCTACATGGCGCGCCATCGGCTCAAGCCCGGCATCACCGGTCTGGCGCAGATCACCGGGCATCGCGGGGAAACCGAAACCGTCGAGAAGATGCAGCACCGGGTCGCCCAAGACCTGAATTACATCAACCAATGGTCGCTGTGGCTGGACATCAAGATCCTCCTGAAGACGCCCTTCACCCTGTTCTCGAAAAACATCTACTGACCACGGACCGCCCGTGGCCCGCCCCACCGCGCATGAGGTTTTCCCATGAATGTGAGTGTATTCGGTATCGGTTATGTCGGACTGGTGCAAGGCGCCGCCCTGGCCGAGGTGGGCCACAATGTGCTGTGCGTCGATGTCGACAGCGCCAAGGTCCAGGCCTTGAACGACGGCACCCTGCCCTTGTACGAACCGGGTCTGAAAAGCCTGGTGCGCGATAACCATCACAGCGGACGGCTGCAATTCGGCAGCGATCTGGCCAGCGCGGTGGTGCACGGCGACGTGCTGTTGATCGCGGTGGGCACGCCGCCGGATGAAGACGGCTCGGCAGACCTCAAACACGTATTGAGCGTTGCCCGCACCATTGGCGAACACCTGCGCGGCGAGCAAACCATCGTCGACAAATCGACCGTGCCGGTGGGCACCGCAGATCGGGTGCGTGAATGCATCGCTGAAATACTTGCGGAGTCTGGTCGCAGCGCGCTGACCTTCGATGTGGTCTCCAACCCCGAGTTTCTCAAGGAAGGTTGCGCGGTCGAAGACTGCCTGCGCCCGGATCGCATCATCGTCGGCACCGACAGCCCACGCGCTGAGGCGGTCATGCGCGAGTTGTACGAGCCGTTCAACCGCAACCGCGAAAAGATCATCGTCATGGATGTGCGCAGCGCCGAGCTGACCAAGTACGCGGCCAACTGCATGCTCGCGACCAAGATCAGCTTCATGAACGAAATGGCCGGTCTCGCGGAAAAGCTCGGCGCGGACATCGAAATGGTCCGTCACGGCATCGGTTCCGATCCGCGCATCGGTTATCAGTTCATCTATCCGGGCGTCGGTTACGGCGGCTCGTGCTTCCCCAAAGATGTGCGCGCGCTAATCCACGCAGCGCAGGAAGTCGACATCGATGCGCGCATGCTCAAAGCGGTCGAGTCGCGCAACAACGAGCAGAAAACCACACTGTTCCACAAGATTGCCGATCACTTTGGCGGCGCGCTGCACGGCAAGACTTTTGCGCTTTGGGGCCTGAGTTTCAAACCCAATACCGATGACATGCGCGAGGCACCCAGTCGCGTGCTGATGGAGGCGCTGTGGCGCGCCGGCGCCAACGTTCAGGCATTCGACCCGAAGGCAATGGAACAGACCCAGCAACTGTATGGCGCGCGCGATGACCTGACGCTGGCCGGAACCAAAGAGGCCGCGCTGAAAAATGCCGATGCACTGGTCATCGTCACTGAGTGGCCCTCGTTTCGTGCGCCGGACTTCGAACTGCTGGCGCGGCAACTCAGACAACCGCTGATTTTCGATGGCCGCAACCTGTTCGATCCGCAGCGGCTGAGCCGCCGTGGCTTCACGTATATCAGCGTCGGCCGTCCGACCCAGGATGCCCGGACGCAAGGCGTTGCATCATGATTCGGCTGGAACTGGTGGGCCGTTATTCGCCGGCCTTGCTCGAATCGAACCGCGCCTTTTCGTTCATCAACTTCGCCTCGATCGGCAGCTTCATGCACCAACCGTCGCCGTCGCTGGCGTATTTCTGCGACGGCATGCTGATGTCCGGTTTCATGTCACGCATGACCGGGCGCGCGGTTGAACGGGTCAGTTTCGATTTCACCTCGATCGCGGATCCGGTCTTGCGTGAATGCGAGCAACGCGGCAAACGGGTCTACATCGTCGGCGCCCGCCAGCCCGAGCTGGAACGCTTCGTCGAAAAGCTCGGCACGCAATATCCGCGCTTGCAACTGGTCGGCGCGCATGACGGCTATTTCAATGCCGAACAAGCTGTTGCGCTGCAGGCAGACATCCGCCGCCAGCGCGCCAACGTGTTGCTGGTCGGCCTCGGCGCGGGTTTGCAGGAGCGCTTTGTGCTGCAAGCGCTGCACGGTGGATTCAACGGTGTCGCGTTCACCTGCGGCGGGTTTATCCGCCAGGAAGCCAATGCCAGCGAACGCTACTACCCCGAGCTCGTCAATCGCCTGCATCTGCGCGCGTTCTACCGCATGTACCGCGAGCCCCACACGATCAAACGCTACCTGCTCGATTACCCGAGCAATGCGCTGCGCCTGACCGAGTTGATTCTTCGCCGTCAGGTCGCCATCGACGTCACCGCCCCGTAAGGATTCCGACGATGCATATTCTGTTTACCCTCAAGGATTACCAGACTGGCGGCGGCGTCGAGTGCGTGCAGCAACGCCTCGCCGAACAGTTTCTGCAGGACGGCCGCCGAGTGAGTTTCTTCGTCATGAACGGTGATGCGCCGAACGTCGATGGCGCGCAGAACAGCGCCGGTGGCGGCAGCGGTGTCGGCGGCTGGCTGAAGTCGATCGTGCTGTTGCGTCGACTGATTCACCGCGAAGGCGTCACGCATCTGATCAGTGCCAAGGAGCAAGCCAACCTGTGCGCGTGGTTCGCCACGTTCGGCAGCGACTGCAAAGTCATTTACAGCCGCCACGCCGCGCTCGATTGCACCGAACAGAAAACCGGACTCGCCAGCCTGCGCCTGTTGTACGCGCTGTACCTGTGCGGCAGCGGCAAGGTGGTGGCGGTGTCCCACGGTTTGCGTCAATCGCTGACGCGGCTGATGCCGTGGGGGCGACCGCGAATTCGTTATTGCCCTAACGCGGTGATCACCGAGCAACTGTTGCAGGCCGCGCAAGCGCCATTGCCCGGTGGCGTGCCGCATCAATACTGGCTGGGCATCGGTCGTCTGGTCGAGCTCAAGGGCTTTCATTTGCTGCTGGAGGCGTATGCGCAGGCGGGCCGGCAACGGGTCCTGCCGTATCTGGTGATTGCCGGCGACGGCCCGATGCGCGTCGCGCTCGAAGAACAGGCTGCCCGCCTCGGCATCGAGCGCAACGTGCATTTCACCGGACATTTGCGTAATCCCTATCCGCTGATCCGTCAGGCGCGACTGCTGGTTCTCAGCTCGCTGGACGAAGGCTTGCCGACGGTGTTGGTCGAGGCTTTGGCGCTCGGCACTGCGGTGCTCTCCACCGATTGTGGCAGCGGCCCGCGTGAATTGCTCGACCACGGCCGCCTCGGCCGTCTGGTCAAAGTCGACGACGTCCCGGCGCTGGCCCAAGCGCTGCTCGACAGCCTGGACGGCCCTGTGGCCGCGCGGCCGTCAGTCAGCGAGGCGATCCGCCCCTATACCAGCCAATACGCCGCTGAGGCTTATTACCAGGTGTGGCTGCGATGAAAAAACTGCTGATCATTCTTCAGGACCTCGGTGCCGGCGGCGCGGAGAAGATGATGATGCGCCTCGCCGGCGCGCTGGTAGAGGCCGGCAATGACGTGACATTGCTGATGCTCACCGGTGGCGGAATCAACCTCGCGGCGCTCGATCCGCGGGTGCGCCAGGTGACGTTGCAACGTTCCCGCAGCGCCGTTGCCGTGCCGGCGCTGACCCGATTCCTGCGCGAAAACCGCTTCGATGCGCAACTCGCCGCGCTCACCCACGTCAACGTCGTTGCCATCGCCGCCGCGACGTTGTCCGGCACGTTGAAACGCCTGCATGTGAGTGAGCGCAACGCGTTCTCCCGCGACAAACATGTCAACCCGGCGCTGTCAGTGCGCTTCGCCTACTGGCTGGCGCCGTGGCTGTATCGGTTGATTCCCAACCCGGTGATCTGCGTTTCGCAGGGTGTCGCGCAAGACCTCATCGACAGCACCATCGCCCGTCCACGGGATGTGACCACCGCCGACAATCCGGTGCTCGACAACGATTTTCGCGAGCGCCGTCCTGGTGCCCCCAACCATCCCTGGCTGCAAGACAAGTCCACCCGGGTGATCGTCGCAGTGGGCCGGCTAGCCCGGCAAAAAGGCTTCGACAGCCTGATCGAAGCCTTCGCCCGCCTGCCGGAGCTTGATGTGCGCCTGGTGATTTTCGGCGAAGGTTCGTTGCGCAGTGATCTGCTCGCACGGGCCACGGCGCTTGGCGTTGCGCACCGTTGCGACTTGCCGGGCTACGCAGCTGACCCCATCGCCGAAATCGCCCACGCCGACTGCTTCGTCCTGTCGTCACGCTTCGAAGGCAGCCCCAACGCTCTGGTTGAAGCCCTGTCGACAGGTACGCCGGTGGTCGCGACCCGGTGCCCTTACGGCCCGCAGGAAATTCTCGCTGACGGCACGGTGGCGCCGTTGGTTGAGGTCGATGACGCGGTGGGCCTCGCCGCCGCTATCAGCACGCAACTGAACAATCCCCGGGCGCTGAATCAACAACGACGCATCGATGCGGCAGCCCGTTTCATCAACGCACGGGCCGTGCAGACGTATCTGCAAGCGTTGCTGGCGAGGCCTCGGCGATGAACAGACTGCAAGTTCGTTACTCGACGCTGGGCGACGCGTTCATTCTTTTCGGTGTGTTGTTCTACACCCAAGTGATCGGCTTCTTTCTGCGCCTGGGTAACGTCAGCGTGCTCGACGATGCGCAGCA
This window of the Pseudomonas fluorescens genome carries:
- a CDS encoding polysaccharide biosynthesis/export family protein, whose amino-acid sequence is MNTRLLLLLLLLWITPSIEAAEPATDYRLAAGDVLRITVFGEPELSFKKIRLNDAGTFSYPFLGEIVARGLTPNQVEQKIVDGLKQGYLVDPKVSLSQIEYRPFYINGEVQKPGSYPFQPGLTLEKAIALGGGLTERASMKRVTILRGSGGPPVTENISRTTVIAPGDTISIAQGFF
- a CDS encoding glycosyltransferase; the encoded protein is MKKLLIILQDLGAGGAEKMMMRLAGALVEAGNDVTLLMLTGGGINLAALDPRVRQVTLQRSRSAVAVPALTRFLRENRFDAQLAALTHVNVVAIAAATLSGTLKRLHVSERNAFSRDKHVNPALSVRFAYWLAPWLYRLIPNPVICVSQGVAQDLIDSTIARPRDVTTADNPVLDNDFRERRPGAPNHPWLQDKSTRVIVAVGRLARQKGFDSLIEAFARLPELDVRLVIFGEGSLRSDLLARATALGVAHRCDLPGYAADPIAEIAHADCFVLSSRFEGSPNALVEALSTGTPVVATRCPYGPQEILADGTVAPLVEVDDAVGLAAAISTQLNNPRALNQQRRIDAAARFINARAVQTYLQALLARPRR
- a CDS encoding glycosyltransferase — protein: MHILFTLKDYQTGGGVECVQQRLAEQFLQDGRRVSFFVMNGDAPNVDGAQNSAGGGSGVGGWLKSIVLLRRLIHREGVTHLISAKEQANLCAWFATFGSDCKVIYSRHAALDCTEQKTGLASLRLLYALYLCGSGKVVAVSHGLRQSLTRLMPWGRPRIRYCPNAVITEQLLQAAQAPLPGGVPHQYWLGIGRLVELKGFHLLLEAYAQAGRQRVLPYLVIAGDGPMRVALEEQAARLGIERNVHFTGHLRNPYPLIRQARLLVLSSLDEGLPTVLVEALALGTAVLSTDCGSGPRELLDHGRLGRLVKVDDVPALAQALLDSLDGPVAARPSVSEAIRPYTSQYAAEAYYQVWLR
- a CDS encoding WecB/TagA/CpsF family glycosyltransferase, whose translation is MIRLELVGRYSPALLESNRAFSFINFASIGSFMHQPSPSLAYFCDGMLMSGFMSRMTGRAVERVSFDFTSIADPVLRECEQRGKRVYIVGARQPELERFVEKLGTQYPRLQLVGAHDGYFNAEQAVALQADIRRQRANVLLVGLGAGLQERFVLQALHGGFNGVAFTCGGFIRQEANASERYYPELVNRLHLRAFYRMYREPHTIKRYLLDYPSNALRLTELILRRQVAIDVTAP
- a CDS encoding undecaprenyl-phosphate glucose phosphotransferase, encoding MTSQYSAQMAQRRGLTFWGQWLCAMTLVNLLLMVLVQWRIGEVPSEYRVLIILTVLGSLPVYSLVQVYHKRHGLLVGLSRLLAGWLIVLGLLMSIAFVTQTSALFSRQVVIVWAVAGFVVQAASFLPLHLFVRLYTRKICHERRAVIIGTCPTAHELARKLFDPERTLLLGFIAAKPDSGPAPSILPLLGEVDEVREIITRLQARRVYIVLPMAEAATIEALYINLLDMNVDVVWIPDLGSMVLLNHSISEIERMPAIYLNESLLTSHPGSLFCKDLFERSLAATAIILLSPLLLGVALAVKLTSPGPVLFKQNRHGCDGEVIRVWKFRSMRVHDDQQVRQATRDDDRVTPLGRFLRRSSIDELPQLFNVLFGHMALVGPRPHAVTHNIYYTGKVRAYMARHRLKPGITGLAQITGHRGETETVEKMQHRVAQDLNYINQWSLWLDIKILLKTPFTLFSKNIY
- a CDS encoding UDP-glucose dehydrogenase family protein; this encodes MNVSVFGIGYVGLVQGAALAEVGHNVLCVDVDSAKVQALNDGTLPLYEPGLKSLVRDNHHSGRLQFGSDLASAVVHGDVLLIAVGTPPDEDGSADLKHVLSVARTIGEHLRGEQTIVDKSTVPVGTADRVRECIAEILAESGRSALTFDVVSNPEFLKEGCAVEDCLRPDRIIVGTDSPRAEAVMRELYEPFNRNREKIIVMDVRSAELTKYAANCMLATKISFMNEMAGLAEKLGADIEMVRHGIGSDPRIGYQFIYPGVGYGGSCFPKDVRALIHAAQEVDIDARMLKAVESRNNEQKTTLFHKIADHFGGALHGKTFALWGLSFKPNTDDMREAPSRVLMEALWRAGANVQAFDPKAMEQTQQLYGARDDLTLAGTKEAALKNADALVIVTEWPSFRAPDFELLARQLRQPLIFDGRNLFDPQRLSRRGFTYISVGRPTQDARTQGVAS
- a CDS encoding GumC family protein; the encoded protein is MDNSPSTYVERPLQTHQAQQPGDESDTLDLLHLWRVVWSAKWNIAWLVLLSCALAVAALSFVTPQYVGSATLLIKDKTPPVLSFQQAAESGGGSTTTDYLQTQQALLQSRDLAERAVRKLGLTTNPLTDPRQQPKSWFAPRQWLAELNHGQWLPWLDLLPPPKPAPTEADVFNDVTQNIMLHTSVKFVGKSQLLEIEVELPDPGLAAAVANALAQGFIDSQQDTSLKSSQNNTSWMNTRLVELRDNLRVAENKLQAYREEQGLVDVDGVATISANELQMTGNRMIDARRDRAEAESQFRQAQALSNGDISRLSSVPAVLSNPLIQQFQADLAKAQAKVEELSGRYGPKHPALISARSEQRTAANSLRLQVQQVVAGIERQYQLAMASEDALRKSFNTNKAQIQDISRKEFQLREYQREVDSTRALYETFVTRLKETAATSDMDSAKARIVDPAIMPLEASKPRKSLIVAIVALVAAVVGVALAFLFDTLSNTFKTDDTVESLLNVPLLSVVPLVVKKSRRQLARLFEDNDHPRFCETIRNLRTWLMLQSSKAPSQVVLVTSSVSGEGKSTIANNLACSLASLERVLLIDADMRQPTLSLNFDFPAENPGLANLMAGTARLEDCIRTVGNLDMLPAGCLTPSALDPFDTPRLRSASGARSAVAPAQDLLSSPRLGRMLEALKTRYRHIIIDSPPAEIVSDALLLAKHSDAVIYVVKAQSTPVGQVRKSIAVLQQSHAPVFGVVLNQVDLRKARKYGHSHSRSFYDYDFAPR